Within Oreochromis aureus strain Israel breed Guangdong linkage group 19, ZZ_aureus, whole genome shotgun sequence, the genomic segment AGGAGATCCTGTCGGATTTGCACCTCTTTTTTTAGGGGGAACGCTCTCACCTATCCTAGAGCTGGATTTTTAAATCTCAAAAACTCCTCGAGGGTTTTCTTTTtcgattttattttttgttcaaaAAACCTAAAGGAAAGACAAAAATGGGAGCCCAGTTGTCCAAGGGTGGAGTAGCTGTTGAGGGCAAAGCCGCCGACCCTGCTGCTGCTAAAGCCAACGGCCAGGTGAGTAAACCGGCCCCGGTGCGCCCGAGCATCAGCGGGGAGCCACATGGCACCCGACGCCCACTGGCGGCATGGGTGCCGCGGTGGGGGGGTGGCGGTCGCTCCTTGGTGTCAGGGTTCGTTCATAGCTGTGGGGgaaaacacttaaaactgtTTTGTATTTAGCCTAAAATGAGGGCATCAGGAGACCTCCAGCTGAGCAGCCGTCGAGCAGCGCGCGGTTGCTCGCCTGCCTTTGTTAATTCCGTCTGCTGTCCCACTGGGGAGATTTACGCGCACATTTCACCCGAGAGCGTCGGATTTGGGTCCCCGTGTGAGTTTTGAGCGTGTTTTCTGTCATGAGTTGGGCGGATAGTCGCTCTGAGCGTCGAACAAAAGATGCGAGGCGAGCGGTGCAAAGGATGCAAATGCGCTCTGCTGGAGGCGCATTTTGCGGAGTTGCAAACAAAGCGCGTGCAGGCGCCAGTTCTGACCCCATTTCCCCCCCGGCTGTTACCCACatacagtctctctctctctctctcacacactcacacacacacacacacacacacacatactgtgaAGTGGGTTTCCGCGTAAACTTTGAACAATTTAAATATGTTAGAAGTAAATTGTGCGTTTCGATTACTGGTGTGTGACTGATCCGGTGAGGATACGCGTTACTACAGCGATGCCCAGATGAACACATGTGACCCACTTCGAGACTTGTAAAAATGCCcctgttgctgctgttggtgAGTGCGTGGACTGATTGTGGCTTTGTCTGAGCTGGAGCCGATGTGAGCTGTCTGCGCTCTTGCGTGGAGCTGGTAGATGTAGGATGAGAGCGCAGAGCAGGTTTCACGGGGATTCCTTTGTTCCCCAACTTGCTGGTAGTGTTGATGTTTTTGATGTGGCACTACTGCCCCCGTGTGCCAGCTCAGAGTAATGCAGACAGCTGTTGATCTCTTCCCCCCCCCTCCCGCCACAGTCAGAGCTGCTCTCCTGAAGAATAACATGGATTAACTGTAGGCATAAATGGGCTAATGCTTATGTGTTTACAGTGCGCTCATCTCATTATGCATAAATAATTCCACAGGCAGTGTGTTTGCTTTGACCCACCTCCAGTATTTTAATCcgtgactctctctctctctgcaggagaacGGCCATGTCAAAACCAACGGCGACGTTTCAGCCAAGCCCGATGGGGAAGCAGCGGCTGCGGATGGAAATGGAACCGCGGAGCCAGCCAAGGAGGGCGAGCCCAGCACCGGAGACGCAATCGAGCCCGCTCCTGCGGCCGAGGGCGAGGCGGCCAAAGCGGAGGGTGAGGCTGCCAAGGagggcaagaagaagaagaagttctCCCTGAAGAACTCCTTCAAGTTCAAGGGCATCTCGctgaagaagaacaagaagggCAGCGAGGAGGGCAAGGAGGAGGCCACCTCCCCTACGACCGAGGACAAGCCCGAGGAGAACGGCCACGCAGCCAAGGAAACCAAAGAGGAGACGCCGGCCGCCGAGGCCAAAGAGGGCGAGGCCGCAGAGGCCGCTCCTGCACCTGAGGAAGAGGCCAAGGCCGCCGAGGAGGCCCCACCGACAGAGGCCGCACCCGCCGAGGAGGCCCCCGCCGAGGACACGACACCCGCAGCCTCTGAGGGCGAGGCCAAGGCAGAGTGACTGCACTCCAGCACGGCACCTGAACTGATTTTCCAAGATTAaagtatataaaaatatatatgagaGACTCGTGCCACGTTCTTAAAGTTATAAACAAAACTacaaaagaagagaaaggaTATATCACGTTTGCTGATTCAACCACCAGTTCACTGCCTTTTATTAGTTCTTCGACAGACGGAAACTCACCGGGCCCTCTCATGATGAAAGCTTTGGCTGGCGTCCCCCCTCATGGTACACACAGGGACTGACGTGCGGCGAAGGTAATGGATTGGATGTGGAGCGAATCAGGAATACTGACTTATTTTCCCAATTCATGGAGAAGCATCCTTTTAAACAGCGTGGCAGCCCTATAAcatcttatttttctttctcatctttTTTTGGGATCTAAAAATTGTCACCGTCGGCGGAGCGGGGCAGACCATCTCCTTCACTCGAAATGACTGATATATGGACACATAAACCTTTCAGATCATCTTATTAATTTTTAGAATTCTACATTCCTATGTTTTACCCCCAAATTTCAAGTATTTTGTCATGTATAGGGAGGAGAACATCGAGGAGGGGAGGTGGAAAAAGATGTCTTTGTTCGTGCATTTTGGTTCTTTTTCTGGCTAAAACCACATTCGAGCTTCTTGAGtgttgcagtgttcacatttcaGAATTTATGGCGCAGGGGTTGGGATTGTGTACAAAAAAATGTGAGCTTTTTATCTGCAAACTGTCTCTGTAAATATGTTTTGGCCAATATTTTTGGTTCTCTTTATTTTGCTATCGTTTGAAGATGTTAATGGTTTTACTGTAACTTTTAATAAGGGTAAATAAATGTTCGATcccctctgtctgtcttttgCCTTGTGATTCGCCAAGACTGGAAAATCTGGCTGCTTAATAAACCTGCAATCTGGGCTGATTGCAGTACCACATATAGATGGGATACTATAAACTGGATTCAAACACATGATGGTAGTTAAATGTCATATTGACACCACATGAATAAAAATCAGGTGTGCATGTACAGGTCATGACAGCAGTAGACACCCTGAGAAATTAAATtattaacaaaatgaaagatTTAAAGCATCAGTGTCATGCAAACTTAACCTTAATGCAAGGGTTGCATGACCGCATCCCATCATGTCATGAGTTTGTGGTCATAAAGCATGCTGAGTCACGTGCAGCAAAGCAAAGCATATATATCTATCTTTACATAATTAATTGAGGACGCAACATATGGGACACGCAGGCACTCGATGCCATTTATTTGGCGACCCTCTAGTTGTAATTGGTGGTCTTTATCCCCCTCTGCTGGACAGACGGCTGTACTGCAAGTGCGTGTGCCGCCTGTTGCCTTCCGGTTAATTATGCTAACCGACATCACGAACGTTTCGTTTACACGCTGTTGGTGTTTGATGATTAGTCGCAGTTTTAGCCTCCGTTTCCTCACAGCTTCGGTAAgcctttaaacacacacacacagatttaagTCGATCAGCTCGTCGAACATCGACGAGTCCACACAGTGGCTACCACCCACTCATATGTCAATCAAGATTATCCTTCGCTCCTATTGGTAGTTGCTAAGTTGAGATAAGTTTAACTCAGCCCACTTTGTTACGTttacgtttttgtttttttgcagactTTTTACAGTGAAGGCCGTATTTACTGTTAGAGTGGCGCAGAAACAAAAGCGAACATGGCGTCAAACGCTTTCGCTGCCACCACTTATCAATGTATCATGTTTGCACACTGGTCCCGCTGATGTGCAGACTCAGTGATATTCACGCACGTTCACAGACGAGGTGGCCGAGTGGTTAAGGCGATGGACTGCTAATCCATTGTGCTCTGCACgcgtgggttcgaatcccaTCCTCGTCGCAGCGAATGTTTTGTAGGTAAAACCTGAAATGGGTGTTATTCCATGTGACAGTTCAACTCGGATCCGTTTTTAACAACATATCCCGCCTTGAAGTAAAgagacattttaattttttaaaagatcAGTCGCcctttttggcttttttgttAAACTGCTTTGGAAAATTGGATGAAAACCACATTACTCCTGTCTTTTCAAGTCCTTGTGCAACATGGGTGTCAAACATCAGGGTTGTGGGGCAGAACTGGCCGACCAAAGGGTCTAATTTGGCCACCTGGATGTCTTAGCAATGTGTTAAAAACTATAGTGAAGTCATGTCttactctttgttttttttaatgcattgctTTCCTTTTATTAGGTCTGGCGACATTAAAGACAAGCAAAAACTTAGTAAATTTAAAAGTATTTCTAAATCCTGACATGTGTTTAGttataaaaaatgtaatgtgtCGATTTTCATGCatgcaatgatattaaataCTGAAAGTAAACAATATAAAAGATGTTAAATTTAGTTTTTAACTTCATGAGCTGTTCGTGTTTCATGAATTAGAATTAAAAGTCTCACAATCATCATGAAATGCCTCTAGTCACTTATTCGGGCAATTATATTGAAGCATTGCCTgacatacaaataaaactgtatgTAGTTCAAACAAATTTGAAGCATTATTGATATTACTTACTTTAACTTAAATGGCCATAAAGTGtgcaaatatgcaaataaaTGTCACATTTGTTAAATTTTGAGAATGCTGCTATCTAGTGGTAACATGTTTAAACTATTATTGGTctacattttgactttttttcctcCGGTTTCAGTCAGATAAATATGATAAATCAAAATCTCCGCCTCAACTATGGTGCCTTTGTGAAGTactctgtgtttttaatggcccagtctgaaaaatgaaacctTTATTTGCTGTTTAAGCAACAACGCAGCAGCAGCTTTGTAGGATAATACCGCACATTCATTCCTGCAAAGAAAAGACAGTCTACACAAACAGTTTataatcagttttcttttttattacaaGCAGATAAATATATCACTGTAATGTCAACAACAGCctgttatttatataaaaaataatcttGGACCACAGCATGTCATTGCAGCTGACTCTTAGTCAGAGCAGAAGTGAGTGCGAAGATTAAACTAGAGATTAAAGTAGACATGTCTCGTAAAAGTCACACAAAGACTGTagcttaaggttcacactctcCAGTTTAAATAGTAAAAATCTAATAACCGTAATTAAAGGTAAATTTTAAAACCTGATGACTAAAGCTTGTCTTAACAAGCCACACAGCAAAAATGTGTCTAAAACATGTCTCCCAGGTGTCCAGGAGATCACTAGTGTTTGCTTTCTAACCATTCCCAAACTTCAGCTCTGATAACAGTTTGTGAGAGTCAGATATTTTCTTCTTTGCTCTAAAACTTTACTTCCACCACCTGATAGCCACTGCGATCGACTTCTTTCCAAAAGTGggattaaaaaaatgacttaaGGATCATAAAGTTGGgcataaatgtaaaatttttaaATTCTGTGGCTTTAACGAAATTCTTGGACTCAACTGCAGTACCTGCAGGGTCCAGCAGGGGGACCACTGCCCACAATTTGGATATCGCACTCTGGCATTTTTGCCTGAAGGTCAAAGGGCCCAAGGCACAGTTTTTACACCCGTCTGCTGCCATTTAGGTACCACCAGATTTGTTAATCAAGAgcaagcacagaaaaaaattgAAGGATGGCCtgtttcatccatccatccatccatccatccatccatccatccatccatctgcttCTCCAGGCTAACCAGAGGGGCCCATCCTGTCCCTGCCTTTGGTCTAATCTCACCAGTGTGCCACAAGGTGTTATCTCATGCTCACCTACGAGGCACCTACTTGGCACTTTAGTCTAATGGAGAGACCAGACACCTTATCCACGATCTAATTTTTTGGGCATAGATGAGACCATACATGATGGTGGGAGTGTAGATCGATCAGTAAATCAACAGCTTTGTTTACATTTGGcatattttcctgtttaggCATCAGAAAAGCCTCTCAGAAATAAAAACCACACCTGATGTTTTAAACTGAGGACAGACCTCCTGCCTCCATGGCTGCCCTGTGACATTACAGTGGCCTTATTAAAGCACAGGATTCAACCACCAGATGATGGCgctaacaaaacaataaaaattagATTTGTCTATAGTTAACACGCAcaatctgatatcgtcgtgttggtgttgttcccagatcatcatactaaatgttgttccaggatcaacattgcaagtgaccaatcagaatgttgtgacgtcatacttttgcgacttcgggaaaaaccgccgtaaaacaaaaaactgtacttaagctgcgagaaaccgcctctgtccgccgatcaacggaccctgaccctaatcctaaccctaaccctttaatgaacggtaagcagaattgatattgtccttgcaacactggaatttcataaatgcacgaatggcttggcgcacaaaagaataacgtcacaacaatgtgattggtcacttgcaatgttgaacctggaacaacattttcatgatgatctgggaacaacaccaacacgacgatatcagatcatccaaTTAGCACACTTTTCATTGAAtattattttaatctttgtcAGGGTTGCAGTTTTACTGCAAAATCTGTGCATTAAATGCACCATAGACCTCAGATCAGAACAAGCCAGGGTGTATCTTAGTGTAAAGCAggaatgtcaaactcatttcacATCCTGTGACACATCTTAAGTGGCCGAACCAGCCAAAcacccctttctgtcagtgtaaagatgtTAAACTACACAGTGCAGTTTCAACAGTGCAGTTTTAGATAGCAAGTGTTGTAATCTGCAATATTTACAATGATGTGAGACAATTAATTAAATAGTCGTTTGCTGCAGATTCTTAAATCAATAACCTAAAATTAAATTCTATTTAATTTATCTTGTAGATACGTAATAACCTGAATGTTTGTCCTCGCGTCTCTGTGacataaacagtgaaaaaaCGCGACGTCGGACCGCTGACAGTCCTCTTCTTCAGCAGTGTTTTCTGGTCAGCAGCTCTAGGTGCCATTTCTTTAACCCAGCTGATGTCATGAACATTTCATATGCAGCTGGATGAGAGGATCATAATCCACAGGAACAACCCTTTTTGATCAGTTTCAGTAGTCTTATTGGGTACTTTCTGTTCCTGTTGGCGAGCCATGATTGCAGCTTGCAGGATGCTAGAGTACTGTAGTTTTAGCATCCTTCCTCTTGCTTAACTCCAGCTCGCTGTCGGTTACTGTGGGATCTCTCCTGCTTCTGCACTGAGAGCGGGGCGGAGCAATGGTACTGAGCTCGTGCTGGTCAGCGAAGACGAGCCTCTCGTTCTCATGTCGGACCTTTAATATTTTCATGATGCGCTTGCCGATGAGGTAAATCATTTCGAGGATACACATGAGGATGCAAACCGCACTGGAGATGACCATGAACAGCATGAAGATCTTTTTCTCTGTTGGACGGCTGATAAAGCAGTCAACGGTGTTGGGGCACGGGGACAGCTGACACTTGGACAACCTGACAGAAAAGAGTACAGCAGGTTTTAACGAGTTCAGAACAACACTGGTTGATTTTCATAACAGTAAGTTACCAGCATTACCTGGGCAGGTCATATCCATGATATAACCGATACAGGATATAGAGAAAAGCTGAGTCGAATCCAGCTTTGAAGATCAAACTCAGCAGATACGTCCACCATAGGCCTCCTCTCTTCTTGCCAGGGTTGGCGTAGAGGTGCGAGCCCTGGTGCAGCTCGACGTATTTCCTGTCCTTTCCTTCACGGAGTTTCACGTGAGCCATCACCATCAGAGAAGGGCAGGTGACAAAGATGAGCTGCAGCGCCCACAGGCGGATGTGGGAGATGGGGAAGATGTGGTCGTAGCAGACATTGGTACAGCCGGGCTGCAAAACAAAGTCGGGGTCATAACTCGCTTAAGTTGCTCGTCTCACATCTCAGATGGAGAAAATCAGCAAGAGCAAAGGATTTTTGCATTACAGAGAAACTTGGAGAAAAGAAAGTGGCTGGATTTTTATTTTAGAGAACAGCTAATGCAGATGTCTTATGATGATAAATACAAACAGAGGGACTATTGTGGTGTCAGAATGAGAAGCTGATGCAGAAGGTTTTAATGCCTCTATATGACGCTAAAAACAGACGATGCTTTGAAACAGTCGCTGCTTTTAAggcataaatataaaacaaaaacaaagtttaagaCAAAAGATACAAAAAGAACCAGGTTAGTGACACATGaagtattttgcttttctttaccttttgcttgcttttatttatttgagaaGATACTCATCCTATAATTATAATATGCTGTACACAATATGCTTTTAATACAAGGCTTTTAATTTAACGCCAACACTAATTTAGTCTTACAATCTAATTTGGTAAATacatgacaaattaaaggaaaagctCAAATAAACGAGTGGCTGCAGAGGCTATCACCTAAGTGCAAAACTGAATTAACATTCGGTCGAGGTTTAAGGCATGCATTGGAAATGCTGGGTAGGTCCCGTATCGATCGTGAGAGGAGAAGATCCCACTGATTAAATGGAAGACAAATAAATCGTAGTGCACAAAAGCTGCAAAACTGGCTCCTGTTTTAATAGGAACAGTGAGCAAAGGAAGGTTTGCCTTTATGATGTGTGGAAAAGTCATCAATAATTATTTTGTGGTCACGTTCAGTGGCTGTGATGCTCGTGCATTAGTGTGAACGGTAAAGATAAACAGACCACAAGCTGAAGGTTCATAAACCCGTCCTATTGGTGCCATTTTTCAGCGCACCTGATCAAATCACTACATTATCTTATGATGTAACATTTCCATTGTGATGGGAGTGGCGTCCGGTGATTCTTGGAACACAAGGGATGGATTAACAGTATGAAAATGATGTGAGTCATATTTATGAgattatatttgttttgttcacGACCGCCGTTCATATCGACGGAACCTTTTTATGATCACTTCGTTAGTGTCTTCTTGATGTTCGGTTCGACCGTGTTGTCTCGATGTGAGACCTGTCTGTTGTTCTGACTTTCATCGCAGTGTTCGACTGTGTCGTGCTGCACATCACACACAGAGCAACACAGTCAAATGACATAAAGACTACATGCAAAACAGAGCGCTCACAACACGAGACCACAGAGGTAAAGCTGCACTGACAGACCGAAGTCACTGCTGGgcaatttttcatctttttagtTCATATGACAAAGTTTCAGCATTCTTCATTATATAACAATTTCAAATTTAGAATAAAAAGCTGTGTATAGAGAAGACTGAAACATTATATCAGAAAGATGTACTGAATTTATGTAGATCCCAGCCTGCCAACATATTGTGTCTAAG encodes:
- the marcksl1a gene encoding MARCKS-related protein 1-A yields the protein MGAQLSKGGVAVEGKAADPAAAKANGQENGHVKTNGDVSAKPDGEAAAADGNGTAEPAKEGEPSTGDAIEPAPAAEGEAAKAEGEAAKEGKKKKKFSLKNSFKFKGISLKKNKKGSEEGKEEATSPTTEDKPEENGHAAKETKEETPAAEAKEGEAAEAAPAPEEEAKAAEEAPPTEAAPAEEAPAEDTTPAASEGEAKAE
- the LOC116311057 gene encoding gap junction beta-4 protein-like, translating into MNWSGLENLLSGVNKYSTAFGRIWLSMVFVFRVLVFVVAAQRVWGDENKDFVCNTRQPGCTNVCYDHIFPISHIRLWALQLIFVTCPSLMVMAHVKLREGKDRKYVELHQGSHLYANPGKKRGGLWWTYLLSLIFKAGFDSAFLYILYRLYHGYDLPRLSKCQLSPCPNTVDCFISRPTEKKIFMLFMVISSAVCILMCILEMIYLIGKRIMKILKVRHENERLVFADQHELSTIAPPRSQCRSRRDPTVTDSELELSKRKDAKTTVL